CACCTTCATATATCCTTTTTCCATGATCATCTGCTCTCCTCATCTGATGTATTATTGTCTGTTTTCTTCGTCTCAAAAGGTCTCAGGAATATCCTGTCAAGCAGCTCCGGTAACACTTCGAAACTCTCCCCTCTTGCTACCAGGGTCTCGACCAGATGATTGGCCGCGCCTTCCATCATCGTTGCAAAATGGAAAGTGTCGATACCGATATCGAGCTCGCCATCACTGACAGCGCCCGCGATATGAACTCGAATCATATCTATATGATTGTCATCTGCCTTTTTACACATCTCATCACGGCAGCCTGGATCGCGGTCCCAGTAGAACCGGAGAAACTCCTCCTGATCTATAAAATATTCAACCGTTGCCCTGATACGAGCC
Above is a window of Candidatus Latescibacterota bacterium DNA encoding:
- a CDS encoding TetR/AcrR family transcriptional regulator translates to MESGDKNNIGGDKGHVNDAEGDNTEAQNGNLSRRERRLLQLRDEILSAATTMFARHGYEGTSMQQIADQAEISVGSLYMHFEGKEAIYKKIVEFHMTRFHELGDKACLPGMTHLEKIRARIRATVEYFIDQEEFLRFYWDRDPGCRDEMCKKADDNHIDMIRVHIAGAVSDGELDIGIDTFHFATMMEGAANHLVETLVARGESFEVLPELLDRIFLRPFETKKTDNNTSDEESR